Proteins encoded by one window of bacterium:
- a CDS encoding YihY/virulence factor BrkB family protein — MERISQSARNIYRVFRIAFHEFGVDDGFNLSASLAFFTILCATPLILIVISVVGHLIGQSESFFQQISAWVEMTIPSAGPDFMTLLRSLVDKKLTSGWIGIAFLFFVASFLFTNIEHLLDKVLKSGKKRNFWHSRALSIGLIFFTALLFFVPSQVNLLTTLLPERFGVPGELFAWFRGDVAYFIAHVVIFFLLVRVVPNRDMHSKEILLGGLLFGVLTLVARVLFRWYMVWAIERYSFVYGSLTILVILVLWIYYWSVIFVFCAEVVSALEKLFEREAPAE, encoded by the coding sequence CGACGACGGCTTCAACCTTTCGGCCAGCCTGGCCTTCTTCACCATCCTCTGCGCGACGCCGCTGATCCTGATCGTCATCTCGGTGGTCGGCCACCTGATCGGCCAGTCCGAATCCTTCTTCCAGCAGATCAGCGCCTGGGTCGAGATGACCATCCCCAGCGCCGGGCCCGATTTCATGACCTTGCTGCGCAGCCTGGTCGACAAGAAGCTGACCAGCGGCTGGATCGGGATCGCCTTCCTCTTTTTCGTCGCTTCCTTTCTCTTCACCAACATCGAGCATCTCCTCGACAAGGTCCTGAAGAGCGGCAAGAAGCGCAACTTCTGGCACAGCCGGGCCCTCTCGATCGGCTTGATCTTTTTCACCGCCTTGCTCTTCTTCGTCCCGAGCCAGGTCAACCTGCTCACCACTCTGCTGCCGGAGCGTTTCGGCGTGCCCGGCGAGCTTTTCGCCTGGTTCCGCGGCGACGTCGCCTACTTCATCGCCCACGTGGTGATCTTCTTCCTGCTGGTCCGGGTGGTGCCCAACCGCGACATGCACTCCAAAGAGATTCTCCTGGGCGGGCTGTTGTTCGGCGTCCTGACCCTGGTCGCCCGGGTGCTGTTCCGCTGGTACATGGTCTGGGCCATCGAGCGCTACAGCTTCGTCTACGGCTCTCTGACCATCCTGGTCATACTTGTGCTTTGGATTTATTACTGGAGCGTGATTTTTGTTTTTTGCGCGGAAGTAGTGTCCGCGCTGGAGAAATTGTTTGAGCGAGAAGCTCCCGCCGAATGA